The stretch of DNA GGTGCCTGAAGCCTAAGATTTTCCTTGCTGCAATTGTTGTGCACATGACAAGTAAAGTTAAAGCACCTTGCACCTTGTTGACAGCAATGTAAATAACATTGTCTTTATCATTTTTGTTGACGTTTGCAAAGTTGACAATTTGTCAGCCTGTCAAACTGTAAAATTGTAGGCTACATGAGTAGCAGCTACAATACGATTGTAGTAGTCAGTGTGTGGACATACTGTAATTTTCCATTTATATTATCTAACTGCTCTTGATATTGTTGGACTATAAATTGTCACTGCATGATGTTTTGTCCTTCATAGTTCTGAGTCTATGGTACTATACACCTGGGCACTGCTAAGGTGCTCTTGAGTTAgacaccgaacccccaactgcttggggcgcctttccattagtgcatgtataggtactgagcatgtgtgtataattcaggtctgtgtgtaatgtgtgtaataacatcagagtgtacattgtaatttccccttggggactaataaaggatgcattattattattttatcctGAAATGTTACTACTGCTCTACGCTGACCTCTAGTGGTCTGGGCCTTTAAAACATTACTAGGCTACAACAACCAAGAGTGCAGCCATACCTGACTCCCAACAACACTGCAGCTTTAGTTCATCTTTTTAATAACACAAGGGACTCATATTATTTGtaatgacagacaaaaaaatgacacaactgACACTCCTAAACACCTACATTGTTAATAATATGCAACACAACAATACCAGAGGAAATGAAATCCTCGTCTTAAAGAATCAACTCAAGATCCAGAAAGCTCAGCAGGAGCTATTCAAATGGTGTAACATCTCAGCGCTGCCAGCAACATCTGAGTCTAtagcttcttcttctgctttttgATGTTTCATACTTTTTACGGTTttgacaattgttttttttgtgtgttaatatGCTGTTTTGCTTAATGAGCTGCTGAAGAATTTCCTGAAAGATATGaccatttattttgttgtttctaaACCCTACCATATAGTAACATTAATGACACAAGTATTTTTTGTGAAGCTGTCATAATGATATTGAACATCCATTTCTGTCGTTTGTTAAAAATACATTCAGCTTtgtagatagagagatagaatATTGATTcactaaatattaaaatggGTCGTCCTAGATCAGCGACAAAGAAGAACATATGatgtaattttaaaattttaaatttgtaaaacaaatccATCTCCCTTAAATACTGCAAACTACAAGGATTCTAAGAATACTGGTACTTTCAACAACACACTTCAACAGCTTCAATACAAGGTTTTCTTCTATCCGTTGTAAACATGTTACTCAGAGAAatacaatgttgttttcttctgaTAGGAATGAAAAGCAGCGCACTATGTGCTCTCCATGGCACATTGGATCAGTGTTCTCACATGCTGTCCCTTCATTGAGCAGAAGctgtaattaaaaaagacaTCTAGATCATTATTTCACCCAGAGAGTTAAAATACTGGCACCAAAGGAATCAATCATGAACACGTCCAATTAGTACAATTAATCTGAATTTGTATTGGtggaacaaaacaatatgttttaTCAGGTGAAACTTCAAGAAGTACTTATGTACTGTGTAGCAATAAGTAATTCACATCTATGTCGACTCAAACCGAAATTATACTTTTTGGTGGCATCCATACTCACATGAGCACGTTCACTATCTGTTTCTGGACGCTGCCATCTGTTTTTGGACAGGATGCCGAAGACGACCAATCCAAAGGCCATAGTGAGGATGCCAAGGGAGTTTGCAAACTTTGCTTCCACAGGCTGAGCGTTGCACGGGTTAACACTGTCACCAGTACTACAGGAAAGGAAAAAATTAAGTCACAATTCTTGCCTGGTTTTTATTAATGTTGTGTGCTTGTGATTTtggcagttttttttacattgaaatAAAGAGGACATTGTGTTGCTATC from Etheostoma spectabile isolate EspeVRDwgs_2016 chromosome 16, UIUC_Espe_1.0, whole genome shotgun sequence encodes:
- the LOC116704232 gene encoding cytochrome b ascorbate-dependent protein 3, whose product is MLLGGHRSPLWFRSSPLKPVHIWMGKPMWTLSLASCISSINEKLLLTLTGDSVNPCNAQPVEAKFANSLGILTMAFGLVVFGILSKNRWQRPETDSERAHLLLNEGTACENTDPMCHGEHIVRCFSFLSEENNIVFL